The window TAGCTACAAGTGTAATTGCCCCTTTGCCTCCAAGTTCAAATCCCTCTCTTCGCAGTTAGATTAATTGAAATatcgaataaaataaaactaaattgataGGAGAGAGCTCTTGTTAGTTTGAATTTCTATGTTatttgttaaaacttaaaacttgttTTGTATAGTTGTCAGTCATGACATGCCAACTTTATATGTGAAGGGATTTTCGGTAAAAGTTGGATACTTtcaattatttcaaaaacatttccAAATAAGTGTTTTTAGATAACTAAAAAGAGTTCATATAATACCGACAATTAAAACGGTTTGTTGTATCAAAATGGGGCTCTGTTCATGTTTGTTTACCCATGCATGTTAGTGAACCTTATAAAATGTTTGGCAGAGGGTACTAGTGGATGAATGATCTCTTGGAAAGTTTTTCGCGTGTTTGGGTGAGGGTGGTACTAGAAGTAGAACGAATGACCTCTAAGATTTTTTTATGTGGTTATTTAACATTACAAATTTACattttagtgatatttctctctATTTAAAAGTGAAAAATCTCATTAATTGCAAGTTCAATACCAGATTATTAGAATTGTCTTGTTGTGCGTCTAAGCCAAATCTCCTACCATTTGATGTAAGTATATCGTCGAAATAAAAAACCAACTACCATCCTACTATCATCTGGTGAAAGTGGatagttttcctttaataaaataataaggccTAAAAAAAATTGCACGGGGCCTAGGGAAATTCCATGGACCTGTCATAATAtcctattattattattttttttttttttgccaaaaaatatattttgcagTCATATGTCCACGTTGGGCTCACCATGCCATGATTCTGCATTGTTGTTGTTCATGTGAGCGTCATGTCACGCGTTAATACTGATTCTGatgaaaaatttaatataaatatgaaaatatcaCACAATCTTTATTTTGGTATGAGATTAAGATGAAAAAAAGTTGTATGAAAGTTTGAAAACcaaaattgtgacatcccacatcgcctaggggagtgatccttatatgtatattctcatctttacctagcacgagaccttttggaagctcactggcttcgggttccatgggaactccgaagttaagcgagtagtgcactctcatgatgggtgacccactgggaagttctcgtctgagttcccagaaacaaaaccgtgagggtgtgatgggggcccaaagcggacaatattgtgttacggtggagtcgggcccgagaagtggtccagcccgagccgggatgtgacaatttggtatcagagcctaaccctggccgtggtgtgccaatgaggacgttgggccccaaaagggggtggattgtgacatcccacatcgcccaagggagtgatccttatatgtatattctcatctttacctagcacgatgccttttgggagctcactggcttcggattccatgggaactccgaagttaagcgagtggcgcacgagagcactcacatgatgggtgacccactggaaagttctcatgtgagttccctgaaacaaaatcgtgagggtgtgctggagggcccaaaacagacaatatcatgctacggtggaatcGGACCAGAGAAATGGTCccgcccaggccgggatgtgacaaaaatacTGCACAATAGTAAAGTAAGAATTACTCTTGAAACTTTCCATCACGATTCAACTCATTCATGCTTGAAATTTGTacaacatttttatttattccttAAATCTATTGAGGTCTATTGAGTTATTCAGTCTAAATTCAATCTTAAGTACCAAAAAAGTCATCTAATGTGtgtagtttttcttttagttgtgCAAACATTGATTGGCCAGGTTGAATATATTCATAAGACTTATTTACATATCTTTTTTATAAATCAGTTCTCGACAGAAACACTTCGAAAGAAAGCAACATGTCTTGAATCATTCTTTCATCTTTTCTTAGCTGAAATTATTTTATTCATCCGAAGCCACAACCCACACTGAATATAGTATATACAACACATATTCTTTCGGTACGTTTTAAAAAATTGATTACAAtacttatatgtatttaatataaACATCATTTGACGGccatatataaattatataaatacatgtatttaatataattattatttaaccgTTGAATGATAATTGCATTAATACATGTAAGTATTTTCCTAAATCCAAcgcaaaataaaacaaaatacatatGTTTATGGTGTGCGTTTTTATCCAAAATGTTCGCCAAAGtaaaaaatttatcttaataTGGATTTTTGTCTATATTCAAGCCCTCAAATTTATTGTCGATATTTGTAACGCCTAGAATTATAAGCGGTGATTCCAATTTGAACCCCTCCCCTCCCatcccattctctctctctcttttcttttttcctggTTTTGGTAATTCCCATAACCTTTGGAATTCTAGAACTTAATATTGCTTGTCTTCTAGTCTTATTTTGTCCACAGAAAGGATATACACGATATAATAAAAATAGGATACACGTGTGATagtaagttttaattttattatagtAAGTGTAACATTATTCTTAACCAATGTTTAAATCATTTTTCACCTCTTTGTATGATGTTCTGTAGTCTATGACTGGGAGCGAGCTAAACGGCCGAGGCATCTATGAAGATACAGTTAAATGGTTGGAATGCCCGCCAAATGTCCAAAACTACATGTAGCAGTCGGACACCTAATACACAAAAAAGGGGACACATTGTTTAGCAACAACACGAATCAATCAAATAACACCAAAAATTATACATCACACTGACAGCTTTTTTCGTGagaatcaaaaccctaatctctATAATAAAAGCACTGCTTAGTTGGTGCTAAATCCTCACGTTCTCTACGAACTACTCAAGCTTAAGCACCTTTTGAGTGCTTGTGTGTGACATTTTTTTGGGTTGTGATAAGGAAACAAAATGAGCAACATCACATACGCTCCTTTGCCTATTAACCTCATACCGGATGATGCCAGTCCGGCATGGATGAACAAAGGTGACAACGCGTGGCAGCTGACGGCCGCAACTTTGGTTGGCCTCCAGAGTGTCCCGGGGCTCATAATCCTATACGGTGGCGCGGTGAAGAAGAAATGGGCTGTGAACTCGGCCTTCATGGCACTCTATGCATTTGCTTGTGTTCTTATTTGTTGGGTTGCGTGGGGATACCAAATGTCATTTGGGGATGTCCTAATCAAGGGTCTTCGGTTTTGGGGGAAACCTGACGTGGCACTTAACCAGCAGTATCTCTTGGGGCAGGCATTTATGGGGAAAATACCAAATGCCACAATGGTTTATTTCCAATTTGTGTTTGCAGCAATTACTTTGATTTTAATTGCTGGGGCACTTTTGGGAAGGATGAACTTTTATGCTTGGATGTTGTTTGTGCCTCTATGGCTAACTTTTTCATACACCATTGGAGCTTTTAGTATTTGGAGCCCTAAAGGGTTTCTGTCCAGGAAAGGACTCATTGATTATTCTGGTGGGTATGTGATCCATCTTTCTTCTGGTGTTGCTGGGTTCACAGCTGCCTATTGGGTAGGAAAACCCTTCTTTCTCATTCTTCTTTTTGCTCTTTCTTTTTCCGGGGTCTTCATAAATAAGTCCCTCGGAAATCTCTATCATAGTAGAAAACAATAAGCACCTTCtcgatgaaaaagaaaaactggACTAAACTGTTATTGGACTCGAATATCATTGCATCGAACATTAATAGTTGACAGGCGAggttcttttcttctttatgtAGTTTGATTCATTAAGTGTTTCTCACTAATATTAACAGTTACACTACGCTAGGTATCTTTTCAATTGCTAAACTTTTATGCGGAGCACATTTTGTAGCAAAATTACTTTCTCTTACCCTCTGAAGTCTCCTCTTTTCAAACATGTTTGCAATACATGTCTCAAAACCAGAAACTTCTTAAGAAGTATGATTTGATTCGGGGTCTAATTCGCGATGCAGGTTGGTCCACGTTCGAAGAAAGACAGGGCAAGTTTTCCTCCCAACAACATTCTTCTTATGTTGACTGGTGCAGGACTTCTCTGGATGGGCTGGACAGGGTTTAATGGCGGAGACCCTTACGTGGTCAGTGTTGATGCCTCCTTGGCTGTGCTGAACACTCATGTCTGCACTGCTACCAGTTTGCTCACTTGGCTCTTGCTTGACATCACTTTCTTCCGTAAACCTTCGGTCATAGGGGCAGTTCAGGGAATGATCACTGGTTTAGTTTGCATCACCCCTGCTGCTGGTAAGTTCACAAAATCTACAATTTTGCGTATCCGTCACATAAATTCTTTATGCAGGACATCTTGTCTTTAAGAGGCACAACGCCATGATAAAATCTCACTTC of the Pyrus communis chromosome 1, drPyrComm1.1, whole genome shotgun sequence genome contains:
- the LOC137728288 gene encoding ammonium transporter 2 member 5-like — encoded protein: MSNITYAPLPINLIPDDASPAWMNKGDNAWQLTAATLVGLQSVPGLIILYGGAVKKKWAVNSAFMALYAFACVLICWVAWGYQMSFGDVLIKGLRFWGKPDVALNQQYLLGQAFMGKIPNATMVYFQFVFAAITLILIAGALLGRMNFYAWMLFVPLWLTFSYTIGAFSIWSPKGFLSRKGLIDYSGGYVIHLSSGVAGFTAAYWVGPRSKKDRASFPPNNILLMLTGAGLLWMGWTGFNGGDPYVVSVDASLAVLNTHVCTATSLLTWLLLDITFFRKPSVIGAVQGMITGLVCITPAAGVVQGWAAILMGLFSGSIPWFTMMIVHKRSSLLQKVDDTMAVFHTHAIAGALGGILTGLFAHPRLSFLFYTSYGTYVGLFYGFHMGGPHVHTGFRQVGIQLLGIFYIVTLNVVVTSIICNLIRLLVPLRMSAEDMEIGDEAAHGEEAYAVWGQGEKLDNSRFGGYDIESSVAKSRAAAGQIEMA